CGATGGGATCACTACCCCGGCGAGACGGAGCACCCCCGCGCGCACGAGGAGTCGGCGCCCCCATAGTGCCCGCTGGATCGGACTGAGGTGCCGGACCGTACCACTCACCCGTGCCGCAAAGACCTCGGCGAGCAAGAAGATTTCTTCGCCGTCCTTGGTATGCCAATCATGATAGAAGTAGTTGCCGTTCGTTCCCGACCACACGGATGCTGAGGGGTGCCGATCCGCCCCATGGCCGGGGAGTACGCAACGAACGGACTTGCCGGACATTGCGGCGGACCGAATGCCAAGGAGCGGCAGCACCCGTGCAACGACCACGGGATCGCTGAGGTAGACACCGAGTTCCTGCTCGGTGCGCTTCATCTCATCTGTCGAGGGTTTCGATTCGTCGGGCTGATCCCGGACGAGGTCTGTGAGCCACTCGGGCATCGGCGGGAGCTGGTCCAGGACGAGCGGCGGAGACTCAGGCCGGTAGTGCCGGCCTGGCGAGTTGGGCACGATCGCCAACCGTCCAGCCCCAAGCGCGTCAAGCCCAGACTCCGCTTTCACTCCTGGCCCGGAGAGCGCCCCCGCCCAGGTGCAGTGAATCCCCCGCGGTGAGTCCAACACCGGCGTCCCGCGTGGGATGCCGTGCGCCTCGATGTGCTGCGTGCCCTCGGCGGTGTCGGCCTCGACGTGGACAGTCCCGTCGGGCAGGATGATCGCCACGCTCGTCGCCCGAGGGTGGGCAAACATTCGCGTAATCTCGTGCGGGGACTGGGCGCGCTGTTTGAAGTGCTTCCACGTCCGCACGACCGGCCGCTTCTCGGAGTCCATCGCGAGCACGCTGAATCCCGAACGGTGCAACTCGTGGGCCTGCGCGGTGAGGTTCACTGGAGCACCCGGGGAGCCACGGTTTGCTGGTCGATCAGGCAGATGATGCGAACGAGCGCGGCTCGGATCATAAACACCAGGTCCGCGCGCTCGACGTCGTCGAAGGATGCGGTTAGCCGATGCAGCGATGCAAGAGTGGGCTCATCGCCTCCTGCGATCGCCACGAGTCCTCGGAGCGTATCTGCCGCAGACGGGCGTTGCAGAAGAGACGACACTGAGTTGTCCGGATGATCGGGGGGCGTTGCTCCGTTGCCCTCTTGCGGAATCTTGAGCTGTCGTCGTACACTCAACGTAATCAGCCTCCTTGGTCGGGGGTGCTGGGGTTTGCATGAGCTGAGCGGCTGCCTTCAATCGCTGGGGACGGCCGCTCAACTTTTGTATCAGGTCATCGAGCCGCTGCCGCTACCTCCTTGCCCGCCATCCGTGCTCGCGCGGCCCGAGGATTCCGTCGGTGCTCCCGAAGAAAGCGCTCGACGTCCTCTTCGCGGAAGTACCGAACCCCACCGGGCCCTCTAAACGCAACCTGAAGCCGTCCGGTTGTGATGTGGTCCATCAACGTGCTGTGCGATAGTTGCGCCCGTCGCATGACCACTCCGGTTGTCACGACGCCGTCGAGCGGGTTAGTCGTGTTTTCGCCCATTCGGTGCACCTCCACCCGAATATCCTTCACTCTCAATCGTACAAGGTGAGTCTTGAATTACCAGACTGACAGTAAGGCCCTTACGGGGTCCCCGGAACGGTCCGATCTGACGACGATCATCTTGATAGACAGGGATCCGCAGTGCTGGGGACGGGGCAGGGGATTCTACGCAGGCATCGGGCATTCGCCCGGAACGGCGTTCGAAGACGGTGGGGGCTTGTGTGCGAGCGCGTTCGGACGTAGTCTGGGGCCGACTAGAACCCTTCGCCTCCTCGGGGGCCTCTGGTCTCTCAAGCGGGTCACCCCGGCGATGGGTGGCCCGTCCCACGTCTGGGGCAGGTCACCGTGCTGCAACCGCCCCCTCCTTGCTATCCGCCTGTGTCCGCGCGCGCCGCGGGTTTCGCCCTCCATCCGGCCCGAGGGAGGTCCGCCAGACATGGCGAACGGGCATGATCTGACTGGTAGCGTTGGGGGGGATGATGATGAGACTGATGCTGGCGGTCATAAGCGCCGCAGCGCTCATCGCCCGAATCCTGAATCCCGTGACCATGTGCTACGTGCTGGGCCCCCGAGGCGGATTGTACCCAGGACCAATGCGCCTCTGGCCTTGGGATCCTGCTTGTGCTCCCCAGTGGACGGTCAGCGTGTGGATGACCCTGTTGCAAATAGCCGTCTTGGGAGTGGTGTTGGCGTGGGCGGCGCGGGGTGTGCGAGTCCCCCATCTGTCCGTTTCCTGGCGGCAACACTCGCGGCGGTTGATCTTCTTAGCCGTGCTTGTGTGTGCCGCCCTCTTAGTTTGGGATTGGGTATCTGCAAATAGCATCACGCAGCAGGAGAATCAAGAACGCACCCGTGCAGCGCAAGATCGCTATGCCCACACGATCGTCGAGGGCGAACACCTGGGGCCCGTCGCGATTGGGATGACGCTTGATGCCGTGAAAAACGTGATGACGCACCCGTTCGACGGCGCAGTAAAGAACAAGGATGGATCCATTGAGTATCAGTGGTGGGATGATGCCGGCCGATGGAGGATTGGCTTTGAAGCGCGCACTCGCGGGGTAGTGTATGCGAGGTACTTTGCCACCCATGTACCGATCGCACAGTGGGCGGTAGCGACGTCCAGAGGTCTTCGATACGGGCAGGATCTAGGAACGGTGAAAGCCATCTATGATGCCCCGTGGACGAAGTACTGCGACGAGAGCTTTTTCGATTTGTATTACCCGAGTCTGAGAACCGCGTTTGCGGTGGAGGCTGATGAAAACACCTCCTGGAATTGCACTCTTGACAAAGAGACCGCGAAGGCCGGTTGGGAGATTGACAATCCAGGGGAACTCGTGGAGATTGCCATCTATGCACCTGGCTACCGCCCGTTGTGGGTCAAGAAGTGACGACCCCCTCGAGACGATCACGCCGGCGTGTCGGTGAGGGCATGCGACTATGCCGAGTATGAAACGAAACGATGCAACGAAGCGCAGAGATCACTCTGAGACTCGACCCCAACCCGGCCTCTCAGCTGAAAGGCACCAAGATATTGAGAACAAAAGTTATCGCTTGTTCGCCAGCCATCCAGAGAAGGCCAATTTTGAGATAGCGCAGACCCTGGCTGCCCTGGCAAATCGGAACGGTGGCACACTGACGATCGGTGCCGGCAACGATGCGAAGATGGATACCATCCCCGGAAACAATCTTGATCCCCTTCAGCAACGCTTGGCGAATCTCGCACAGAATAGGTGCGTACCTCCGGTAAACATAAGCACCGCGGCGCACAGAGTGGGGAAGGATCGTTTTCACCTTGAGATACGAATATCTCGAGGGACGGATCTGGTAACGGTGGACGGACGGTACTTCACCCGAAGCGGAACGACAACTCGCGAAATGTCGCCCTCGCAAGTAACAGCAATAATCCTAGAACGTTTTTGCCCGAAAAGCAGACGACGGAGTCCCGATGAGTTTCAGAATCTAAGCCTGGCCGAACGAAAGGAGGCTGTACTTTCACAGGCGGAGTCCATCCTTAAGGGCGACAAGTTCTCGATACTTCGATCACACGCCGACGCCAGGTATGTCTCGACAGTGATTGCCTATGGACACAACCCCCCTTTGCCGGTCGTCGTGACCTCGCATCCGACAGCGTTTCACATGGCGGACTGGATTAATGTGATCTGGAATGCATTCAGTGAAGCATCGCTCCCCCGTGACGACGAAAAATCCGATGCGAGTCAGTTCCCTGATCCATGGGTTGCCATTGTGTTCGTAGCCGGGCCCGTCTCGTCGGTAGTCACTGATCCTGCCCGCAATCGCCATTTTGAGACCCGGCAAAACTTGGGATCGGTGGTTTATCTGGGACCTGATGTCGTAGACGTTTCGATGACAAGACTGCACAGTGACAATACGTCCATCTTCCGGAGTGAAGTCATTTTTCTGGTAGCCCATGCCACCACCCGAGACAGGATTCGTACTGGCTTGACTGAAAGCCTTGAGTTTTGCCGCACGCATCTTTCGGGATGGCTTCGCTTCCGCCTACAGAGGGAGAAAAGAAGGCATCAGGAAGGAAAAGTAGGACGTACATATCGCGCCAGCTGGTAGGAAACTCAATCCTCACGGCCCATCGCAATGCACTGATCGTCGTACTTTCTCGCGTTATGCAGACACGTCAATCCGGCGCGCCATTCGCCGGCGTCGAGAGATTACTTCGCCATGCGGATCGAGACGTCGCGGAGATGGTGCAGCGTGGCGACCAGCTGGGCGCGGGCCTGTTCGGATGTGACCTTGCGAAAGCCTTTGCGGGTCATGCAAGGGGCGTTCTCTCTGTTCGGCGA
This genomic window from bacterium contains:
- a CDS encoding ATP-binding protein; this encodes MPSMKRNDATKRRDHSETRPQPGLSAERHQDIENKSYRLFASHPEKANFEIAQTLAALANRNGGTLTIGAGNDAKMDTIPGNNLDPLQQRLANLAQNRCVPPVNISTAAHRVGKDRFHLEIRISRGTDLVTVDGRYFTRSGTTTREMSPSQVTAIILERFCPKSRRRSPDEFQNLSLAERKEAVLSQAESILKGDKFSILRSHADARYVSTVIAYGHNPPLPVVVTSHPTAFHMADWINVIWNAFSEASLPRDDEKSDASQFPDPWVAIVFVAGPVSSVVTDPARNRHFETRQNLGSVVYLGPDVVDVSMTRLHSDNTSIFRSEVIFLVAHATTRDRIRTGLTESLEFCRTHLSGWLRFRLQREKRRHQEGKVGRTYRASW